From the Oscarella lobularis chromosome 13, ooOscLobu1.1, whole genome shotgun sequence genome, one window contains:
- the LOC136194652 gene encoding uncharacterized protein, whose product MLKLKERRSQLFLFMTCAAVLIGKSSSQTRSLGNCNAVFDSEEVPGVVSADISADGQGGVKVSIALEVPRGSGGRQPGLLLKYSSSAGNGRFGYGWTLAYLPTISRCPRKRLKNGYSDMVNFTANDVYCVGGKQLVPVPDTEFNADVYDGSKYYSEEFDKTLYQPFGYRSADGPLYWISSSSDGVLITYGRTINSRVLAETANRTVILAWKPSQEIDPYGNEVNIAYDGNGKDNSEIYMSNITYAEDQAAVVFDYEPRPDEIETYYSGSIQRISRRLRRVTTYSAMPTNENLSEKTKVPSVLKPVRRYNITYAISTLNGVSLIDTITVCSGCYEKCQRPFRFQYEMVSDDTEPIAWPFPLNTTTDDSGMFTLFSPKIQNDTSSGAFKSAAFCNMHKHEPIIYPLAVSATEANVQLSADANSDGLTDLMFFQYDSKVGLRVNIYLSNGKSFYTSNIVSKFQPTEPFVCGTTEVFCSCWPSLLDYENAIYKATGEFHSTSFTVFEDNSRGEGKIDLIAVVLTNGPQPHLTSENGSCTLSMPPVYILEVSKNHKTDVAPTGKLTAYSNGITFQYTQNCSVMYGDVTDDFAKDVIISCLEADGWKIWTIDLSSESVTLSEPYSFQNKNDGITRNVLLQDLNGDGSPELTMVELNPATIDILVAKSLRNGKFDFVVKNQTPYGFHNIFDSKSITSFFAPIPGGATNLVISSTSKSAWYLYRFESKGNGIFTGAIEESMNSDFPQGTVVFANDINGDDIPEILAVNPGKSTSTGLRLWVLYLRPVRKFREYSYPPIPSANLTGKYYDEANSLYYSDFTGDGKTDIGIVRVRYLDKKPYCSELATNFYLLPSSLLVDVPFNKLTEMKDGHDLTTAIAYSRMTNKDAYIPEGSAPKQSCTAWPDPKTTATRQPYVDFTPFSQFLVQEISHSNAASDDPNNVITTKYVYRGYGRHTQGYGSLGFEFVFGYHSPTGHSQLTTYSTDFVKHTHGHPVSTATYKCDADKITPILLSTQTNQWQLMTRIPSALSPGFLFGSYFVSLIDQENSVYSEYYGSPQTTLHKVKVVVFNSYGLPTKTISVSNDISSQSKPYPHLYSSMYNKTLEIDYLKPLYHGYSWFVGLASVATETSISNYGEINSEIDYSKVATVKRAEREYNEDGSLHSEIFSSSNTSNPSDLEHTLTIIHQRDQKGNIIGASFVSLSGVQVANKTMKYDVNGRFQTSLCSSRDVCKNWLYGHNGELLAEMRSTGERIIHTYDEFFREMKVNSSFGKMVETTFGFCDKMPSVCADFPTAMYFKNTTSMFGTSVYDIYDKLDRTLGSTLLLNEKESESELIQNNVYDNFGGIAKRTPIHYASDLSHETMFFEKDDFGRITIIRRTYQQPDTTGKSTSVWQETALKYLSNRVDIITTDSSNAKPWKQTRITDSQAQVSVTEETNTDHTLLYWYSPKGDVVATVINNTAREGALVYRAQFDKFGAPFEIAFGNSGRYQYAHDTFGQLLNQTDPSGNVVLFRRNDQEKVTSIIGLSGQSEKTVFAHNFTYNERFLDKIDQEHGLTESGKIYHVNNAYDSSRGLLINTTVSLNNQTTSLAYTYDADNNNRLERITYPDGINFLYNYDDKNRINQIFDGSNANKPLWSALEFDEEGRPSKELYGNGLQTEKSFDPWGISFTTTLLPNVVTTLQNVERMAQNEPAFSFSAKFDPSGRVILRERYVKGRRIYSEEVSYDQDYQSINKTTLYFNESYSVDPVVFSYGNYSNLVRKSDVGNYKYREVSSFGEDYVKLIETTPVNHVTAVETSNNSSYTFKHDKRGNRYLWNGTVITYNSRNKPVTILRGPLQTSFEYSPIGKLLTKADAVFIKFGSNATAVPVTYRQTWYVNDLYEEELVRENLSSPAMSKKIQRFYASTNVLLQKTTYLNSSEGASTQSHFYLHYDTKDSLVHVTDEKGSTVWEADYDVCGRKRNSASGKSESRYDKVLEIINRTALTLNEAQEILTSLRSNFTMHIGYDGHNQLFELGDDLVHMRGRLYDTIHCLFLSPDPYLGNRWRTVGYNSYSYGEFNLLSSTDPSGYVSLVRRIIAAVLRVLEEVLMKIVSIIAEATGQMWLDALAALWDFGVTMGLDFLDGDNWKSALIDASVTLLKDAISMVTDGIGGEKMPKLKHVVTTALDGAKGAATAAVSGRHSYKTILLSAGIGLAEGMVDTIADGAETYGLGVTDPAASATESIGYSSASNAGGAADIPAISAKLAIATTSAMTKEGLKIVEEVIDHFAFDAKEDIKEAEFLSKGMSSMQTATKTDGPLLFSNELKASAEYDYMSENALKNSQFSHLLRSFMPKKGAFSIDALAGIEKASDSFGRSYVALHNHAVIRTLFAAYEKKSAREELFLFDRVSQLILAPSAHGKFLQQT is encoded by the coding sequence ATGCTAAagctgaaagaaagaagatcgCAGCTCTTCCTCTTTATGACATGTGCCGCGGTTTTAATTGGCAAATCATCCTCGCAAACGCGTTCACTCGGAAACTGCAACGCCGTATTCGATTCTGAAGAGGTTCCTGGAGTTGTTTCTGCTGACATTTCGGCCGACGGACAAGGTGGGGTCAAGGTTTCGATTGCGCTTGAAGTGCCTCGTGGATCGGGAGGCAGACAACCAGGACTTTTGCTAAAATACAGCAGCAGCGCTGGCAACGGACGATTTGGCTACGGGTGGACGCTCGCGTACCTTCCAACAATTTCTCGCTGTCCTCGAAAGAGGCTGAAAAACGGATATTCCGACATGGTAAACTTCACAGCTAACGACGTTTACTGCGTGGGAGGCAAGCAGCTTGTTCCCGTTCCCGATACGGAATTCAATGCTGACGTCTACGACGGATCGAAGTACTACTCAGAAGAATTTGACAAGACCCTTTACCAGCCGTTTGGTTACCGCTCGGCCGATGGACCGCTTTACTGGATATCAAGTAGTTCCGATGGAGTTCTTATCACCTATGGTAGAACAATCAATTCGAGAGTGTTAGCAGAAACTGCGAACAGAACTGTAATACTAGCATGGAAGCCTAGTCAAGAAATTGATCCGTACGGAAACGAAGTCAATATTGCATATGATGGGAACGGCAAAGACAATTCTGAAATTTACATGTCCAACATTACCTACGCTGAAGACCAAGCAGCTGTAGTTTTTGACTACGAGCCTCGCCCTGATGAGATAGAGACTTATTATTCCGGTTCGATACAGCGGATTTCCCGCCGTCTTAGAAGAGTAACTACATATTCTGCGATGCCAACAAATGAAAATTTGtcagaaaaaacaaaagtacCTTCAGTACTGAAACCGGTTCGTAGATATAATATTACGTATGCCATTTCAACCCTGAATGGAGTGAGCCTAATAGACACTATTACTGTATGCTCAGGTTGCTATGAAAAGTGTCAACGGCCCTTTCGTTTTCAGTACGAAATGGTGAGCGATGATACTGAGCCGATAGCGTGGCCTTTTCCCTTAAACACAACAACAGATGACTCCGGCATGTTTACGCTCTTCTCTCccaaaattcaaaacgatACAAGTTCAGGAGCATTTAAATCTGCTGCATTCTGTAATATGCATAAGCACGAACCAATAATTTATCCTTTAGCAGTGTCAGCCACAGAAGCGAATGTGCAACTGTCTGCCGACGCAAACAGTGACGGTCTGACCGACCTAATGTTTTTTCAGTACGACAGCAAAGTAGGACTTCGCGTCAACATTTATTTGAGTAACGGTAAAAGTTTCTACACTTCGAACATCGTGTCTAAATTTCAGCCAACAGAGCCATTTGTATGTGGCACTACCGAGGTCTTCTGCAGTTGCTGGCCGAGTCTGCTCGATTACGAAAACGCGATTTATAAAGCTACGGGCGAGTTTCACTCCACATCTTTTACTGTATTTGAAGACAATTCTagaggagaagggaaaaTTGATCTGATAGCAGTAGTGCTTACAAATGGACCTCAACCTCATCTAACCTCAGAGAATGGTTCATGTACTTTAAGTATGCCGCCAGTCTACATTCTGGAAGTAAGCAAAAATCATAAGACTGATGTGGCGCCAACGGGAAAGCTGACCGCCTACTCTAATGGTATCACTTTCCAGTACACACAAAACTGCTCTGTTATGTATGGTGACGTAACAGACGACTTCGCTAAAGATGTAATCATTTCTTGCCTTGAAGCAGACGGATGGAAAATTTGGACAATCGACTTGAGTTCAGAGTCGGTCACTCTAAGTGAACCTTACAGTTTTCAGAATAAAAACGATGGCATTACAAGAAATGTTTTACTGCAAGATTTAAACGGAGATGGCTCACCAGAACTTACTATGGTCGAACTGAACCCGGCTACAATTGATATTCTAGTTGCAAAATCTCTACGAAACGGAAAATTTGACTTTGTCGTTAAGAACCAGACGCCGTATGGATTTCATAATATATTTGactcaaaatcaataacttCGTTTTTTGCTCCAATTCCAGGAGGCGCTACCAATCTTGTTATTAGCTCAACTAGCAAGTCCGCTTGGTATCTTTATCGTTTCGAAAGCAAAGGCAATGGGATATTCACTGGTGCTATAGAAGAGTCGATGAACAGCGATTTTCCTCAGGGAACGGTTGTATTTGCCAATGACATTAATGGCGATGATATACCTGAAATCTTGGCTGTCAACCCCGGAAAGAGCACGTCTACCGGGCTTCGGCTTTGGGTTCTCTACCTGCGCCCAGTAAGGAAATTTCGCGAGTATAGTTATCCGCCTATTCCCTCCGCAAACTTGACTGGAAAATATTACGATGAGGCAAATTCTCTTTATTACTCTGATTTTACTGGAGATGGTAAAACAGACATTGGAATTGTCCGTGTGCGCTACTTAGACAAAAAACCTTACTGTAGCGAATTGGCAACAAACTTTTACCTTCTTCCGTCAAGTCTGCTTGTAGATGTACCATTCAACAAGCTAACCGAAATGAAAGATGGGCATGACCTGACAACGGCTATTGCGTACTCCCGAATGACTAACAAGGACGCTTATATTCCGGAAGGGAGTGCACCAAAACAATCATGTACAGCGTGGCCAGATCCAAAAACAACTGCGACTAGACAGCCATACGTCGATTTCACGCCCTTCTCTCAATTTTTGGTGCAAGAAATAAGTCATTCAAATGCAGCGAGTGACGATCCCAACAATGTCATAACGACAAAGTACGTATACAGAGGATACGGTAGGCACACGCAAGGGTACGGATCTCTCGGCTTTGAGTTCGTCTTTGGTTATCATAGCCCTACTGGTCACTCCCAACTGACAACCTACAGCACAGACTTCGTGAAGCACACGCATGGTCATCCAGTGTCCACCGCCACCTACAAATGCGACGCTGATAAAATTACTCCAATACTGCTTTCGACCCAGACAAACCAGTGGCAGCTCATGACAAGGATACCTAGTGCACTATCTCCTGGCTTTCTTTTTGGATCATATTTTGTTTCGCTCATTGATCAGGAGAATTCCGTTTACTCAGAATACTACGGCTCGCCACAAACTACGCTGCATAAGGtaaaagtcgtcgtctttaaCTCTTATGGCTTGCCGACGAAGACAATTTCCGTGTCGAACGACATCAGTAGTCAGTCAAAGCCGTATCCTCATTTGTATTCCAGTATGTATAACAAAACACTTGAAATTGACTATTTGAAGCCACTCTATCATGGCTACAGTTGGTTCGTCGGACTGGCTTCTGTAGCTACAGAAACGTCTATCTCTAATTACGgagaaattaattctgaaatCGACTACTCAAAAGTCGCTACCGTCAAACGAGCAGAGCGAGAGTACAACGAAGACGGAAGTCTACACTCCGAAAtcttcagcagcagcaacaccAGTAATCCAAGCGACCTAGAACACACCCTTACTATTATTCATCAAAGAGACCAAAAAGGAAACATTATTGGCGCAAGTTTCGTTAGTTTGTCGGGAGTTCAAGTGGCCAACAAGACGATGAAATATGATGTTAATGGCAGGTTTCAAACTTCCCTTTGCTCCTCACGCGACGTCTGCAAAAACTGGCTTTATGGACACAATGGGGAACTTCTTGCTGAAATGCGGTCAACTGGCGAAAGAATTATTCACACgtacgacgaattttttcgtgaAATGAAGGTCAATTCAAGTTTTGGTAAAATGGTCGAAACAACGTTTGGCTTCTGCGACAAAATGCCCAGTGTCTGTGCTGACTTTCCAACTGCCATGTATTTCAAAAATACAACCTCAATGTTTGGAACTTCGGTATATGACATTTATGACAAATTGGATAGAACTCTTGGATCAACGCTTTTGCTGAACGAAAAGGAGAGTGAAAGCGAgctaattcaaaataatGTTTATGACAACTTTGGCGGAATTGCCAAACGCACTCCAATACATTATGCATCTGATTTGTCACACGAAACCATGttctttgaaaaagacgattttggGCGTATCACAATAATTAGAAGAACATACCAACAGCCTGACACAACTGGCAAAAGCACATCAGTGTGGCAAGAAACGGCGCTGAAGTATTTAAGCAATCGTGTGGATATTATTACCACTGATTCCTCAAATGCAAAGCCATGGAAACAGACTCGAATAACAGATTCTCAAGCTCAAGTCTCAGTGACGGAAGAGACAAACACTGATCACACTCTTCTGTACTGGTACAGCCCTAAAGGTGATGTTGTTgctactgtaataaataacACTGCCCGTGAAGGAGCTTTGGTATACCGTGCTCAATTCGACAAATTTGGTGCACCGTTTGAAATTGCGTTTGGAAACAGCGGCCGGTACCAGTACGCTCATGATACCTTTGGTCAGCTGCTAAATCAGACCGATCCTTCTGGAAATGTCGTTCTATTCCGCCGAAACGATCAAGAGAAGGTTACATCTATTATTGGTCTAAGTGGACAGTCCGAAAAAACTGTCTTTGCCCATAACTTCACTTACAACGAAAGGTTCTTGGATAAGATTGACCAAGAGCACGGGCTAACCGAAAGTGGAAAAATTTATCATGTAAACAACGCTTATGACAGCAGCAGAGGTCTTTTGATAAACACGACTGTCAGTTTGAACAATCAAACAACAAGTCTAGCGTACACTTACGACGCTGACAACAATAATCGTCTTGAAAGGATCACGTATCCAGACGGGATCAATTTTCTTTACAATTACGACGACAAAAACCGAATAAATCAAATATTCGATGGCAGCAATGCAAATAAACCTTTATGGTCCGCACTAGagttcgacgaagaaggtaGACCGTCAAAAGAACTTTACGGAAACGGCTTGCAGACAGAAAAGAGCTTTGACCCTTGGGGAATATCGTTCACCACTACCTTGCTGCCAAACGTTGTAACAACTCTTCAGAACGTAGAAAGAATGGCGCAAAACGAACCtgcattttcattttcagcaAAGTTTGATCCTAGTGGCAGGGTTATCTTAAGAGAAAGGTATGTAAAGGGAAGAAGGATATATTCCGAGGAGGTCAGCTATGACCAGGACTACCAATCAATAAACAAAACTACTTTGTATTTCAATGAGAGCTACAGCGTTGATCCAGTTGTATTCTCATACGGAAATTACAGCAATCTCGTACGCAAGTCTGACGTTGGAAATTATAAGTATCGAGAGGTTTCTAGTTTTGGAGAGGATTATGTAAAGTTGATAGAAACAACGCCTGTGAATCACGTTACAGCAGTTGAAACGTCAAATAATTCCTCCTATACGTTTAAACACGACAAAAGGGGAAACCGCTACTTGTGGAATGGAACAGTAATAACTTACAATTCAAGAAACAAGCCTGTAACAATATTACGAGGACCACTGCAGACCTCTTTCGAATACTCGCCAATTGGAAAACTCTTGACAAAAGCCGACGCCGTGTTCATCAAATTCGGTTCCAACGCTACAGCAGTGCCAGTAACATACCGTCAAACGTGGTACGTAAACGACCTCTATGAAGAAGAACTTGTTCGGGAAAATCTATCGAGTCCTGCCATGTCAAAGAAAATCCAGCGTTTCTACGCATCAACAAACGTGTTACTTCAAAAGACGACCTATCTTAATTCAAGTGAAGGCGCAAGCACACAAAGTCATTTTTACCTTCACTATGACACTAAAGACTCGCTGGTGCACGTAACTGATGAAAAGGGCAGTACCGTATGGGAAGCCGACTATGATGTCTGtggacgaaagagaaactctGCATCAGGAAAATCCGAGTCAAGATACGACAAAGTCTTAGAAATTATCAACCGAACTGCTCTAACACTAAATGAAGCCCAAGAAATTCTGACATCACTACGCTCAAATTTCACGATGCATATCGGATACGACGGACATAATCAGCTTTTCGAATTGGGCGATGATTTAGTACACATGCGAGGACGCTTGTATGACACCATTCACTGCCTTTTCCTTAGTCCTGATCCTTACCTAGGAAACAGGTGGCGAACTGTCGGGTACAATTCATATTCTTATGGTGAATTTAACCTGCTGAGTTCAACTGACCCAAGCGGATATGTATCGCTTGTACGACGCATAATTGCAGCAGTACTGCGGGTTTTGGAAGAAGTACTGATGAAAATTGTGTCAATAATAGCGGAAGCTACAGGGCAAATGTGGTTGGACGCACTGGCTGCTTTATGGGATTTTGGTGTTACCATGGGTTTAGACTTTCTAGATGGAGACAACTGGAAATCAGCTCTAATAGATGCAAGTGTTACTCTGCTAAAAGATGCCATCAGCATGGTCACTGACGGTATAGGCGGCGAAAAAATGCCAAAATTGAAACACGTGGTCACTACAGCTTTAGATGGGGCAAAAGGCGCTGCAACAGCGGCAGTTAGCGGACGACATTCATACAAGACTATTTTACTTTCTGCTGGAATCGGATTAGCAGAAGGAATGGTAGACACCATCGCTGATGGTGCCGAAACGTACGGTCTGGGCGTAACAGATCCTGCGGCGTCCGCTACAGAATCAATCGGCTACAGTTCCGCTTCTAATGCTGGCGGAGCAGCTGACATTCCTGCCATCTCAGCCAAATTAGCAATTGCCACAACTAGTGCCATGACAAAAGAAGGCCTAAAAATCGTTGAAGAAGTTATTGACCATTTTGCGTTTGATGCAAAAGAAGACATAAAAGAAGCCGAGTTTTTGTCAAAAGGTATGTCTTCAATGCAGACGGCAACTAAAACAGATGGACCGCTGCTGTTCAGCAACGAACTAAAAGCTTCAGCAGAATACGACTACATGAGTGAAAACGCCCTTAAAAATTCACAGTTTTCTCACCTACTACGGAGTTTCATGCCAAAGAAAGGAGCATTTAGCATAGATGCCCTCGCTGGCATTGAAAAAGCATCTGATTCGTTCGGTCGATCTTACGTTGCTCTGCACAACCACGCCGTCATAAGGACGCTTTTTGCTGCttacgaaaagaaaagtgcTAGAGAAGAACTCTTCCTGTTTGATCGCGTAAGCCAACTGATTCTGGCCCCATCAGCTCACGGGAAATTCCTTCAACAAACCTGA
- the LOC136194879 gene encoding rhodopsin-like, which yields MNNSSSPENQTTFNDRLAVVFVYATVAPGIVETLLCIVVLVTATTKRTIRDVPPNRLVLVSAACDLIRGIHTCLSPILYRESGVEPTHLNLISCKIYQWVHMFQYAASFWLVAAIAYSRYDVVARPMNPRLTRRGVWGIVLGVVAIAATFATLPLVGWNRYVLRRLPNGNYRCTGSDRNAGLLDRAFVPVYFGINSLIPIIIIVVFLVKIVPIAVRSDAWKASRRRRQNDSDINISHVLKSKSFRYVLAIVVTNVVFSAPYVSVRITRYLFKVKMRNYATSVCKVLLSVNYVLNSVLYIFWARTFQEKLSNVFCLRRLRRTATTKTTSLSSSSGRNIV from the coding sequence ATGAACAACTCCTCCTCCCCAGAAAATCAAACGACGTTCAacgatcgtctcgccgtcgtctttgtctaCGCCACCGTAGCGCCGGGTATTGTCGAAACTCTTCTCTgcatcgtcgttctcgtcacggcgacgacgaagcgaacgatACGCGACGTCCCGCCTAATCGACTCGTACTCGTCTCGGCCGCCTGCGATCTCATCCGAGGCATCCACACCTGTCTCTCGCCGATTCTCTATAGGGAATCGGGCGTCGAACCGACTCATTTGAACCTGATCTCGTGCAAAATTTATCAATGGGTGCACATGTTTCAATACGCCGCCTCGTTTtggctcgtcgccgcgatcgcTTACAGTCgttatgacgtcgtcgctcggcCCATGAATCCCCGTCTGACGCGACGCGGCGTTTGGGGTATCGtgctcggcgtcgtcgcgatcgcggcgacgttcgctACGCTGCCGTTAGTCGGCTGGAATCGATACGTGCTGCGTCGATTGCCGAACGGCAATTATCGATGTACGGGATCGGATCGCAATGCCGGTTTGCTCGATCGCGCTTTCGTTCCCGTTTATTTCGGAATCAATAGTTTGATACCGATTATAATTATTGTCGTGTTTCTCGTCAAAATCGTTCCCATTGCCGTTCGTAGCGACGCGTGGAAAGcgagccgtcgtcgtcgccaaaacGACTCCGATATTAATATATCGCATGTCCTTAAATCGAAATCTTTTCGATACGTTCTAGCTATTGTCGTGACGAACGTCGTGTTTTCGGCGCCGTACGTTTCGGTGAGAATAACGCGCTACCTTTTCAAAGTCAAGATGCGCAACTACGCGACGTCGGTGTGCAAAGTGCTGCTCAGCGTCAACTACGTTCTCAATTCGGTGCTCTACATCTTTTGGGCGAGAACGTTTCAGGAGAAGCTGAGCAACGTCTTCTGTCTCCGCAGATTGAgacgaacggcgacgacgaagacgacgtcattgtcgtcgtcgtcgggacGTAATATAGTTTAG
- the LOC136194614 gene encoding fibroblast growth factor receptor 3-like: MSSIWVKYLASYFILLQISPQLSVPRVQGCTSITSIERFQSKLGGCIRNETENLNINGSSHAYNCPSCTEQESGATDLAVCCFSNETGNSVEWKSATKGQDDYKDDVPYCNVANWTTQPFCSHPVNNNLNERVLLIKNRLEARSRKFACFQFACFRDDKDILLTIELRETTPPPAVSTTDVYFNNSTKMTTTGSGSGAATTASTETVGTNTTTGTATLSRATATIAISITAALLILLTIGILLTCFFIQRSRQKRLKPNEDTVSTSISLKSVQDTEETHNNKIPMVPEQRLHIQCVIGQGHFAKIFKAIEVDDTNGLSQSTYAVKYLLEDDKTKRLEREAIILFHLGRHDNIVSFLGMTTTTNDQVGLIFEFAPLGNLKLHLKRYEAGEISSGLMIDFARQIATGMKYAASQNCVHRDLAVRNVLVFENDRLKIADFGRAMMTDHQLEQIPVKWTAPEALCAPLYSELSDVWSFGIVCWEIATLGGTPYPGVPIERLGRLLLNARTNYRMSRPKNCPELLNDLMKRCWEFEPSNRPTFAAILKTIEDSVETTDYTSSSLVQ, from the exons ATGTCGTCGATCTGGGTAAAATATCTCGCCAGCTACTTCATTCTAT TGCAAATCAGTCCACAACTAAGTGTTCCCCGAGTGCAAGGATGTACATCGATTACGTCCATAGAAAGGTTCCAGAGCAAACTAGGTGGCTGTATCAGGAACGAAACGGAGAATTTGAATATCAACGGCTCCTCTCACGCCTACAATTGCCCCTCGTGCACAGAACAGGAGTCCGGAGCAACCGATTTGGCCGTCTGTTGCTTTAGTAACGAGACCGGAAACTCTGTCGAGTGGAAAAGCGCCACAAAAGGACAAGACGATtacaaagacgacgttcccTACTGCAACGTTGCCAATTGGACGACGCAACCCTTTTGCAGTCATCCGGTCAACAACAACCTCAACGAACGCGTATTGCTAATCAAGAACCGATTGGAGGCTAGATCAAGAAAGTTCGCCTGTTTTCAGTTCGCCTGCTTTCGAGACGATAAGGATATCCTGCTCACGATAGAACTTCGGG AAACGACTCCCCCACCTGCTGTCTCGACAACCG ATGTTTATTTTAATAATTCTACAAAAATGACAACGACGGGTAGCGGTAGCGGCGCTGCGACAACGGCGTCAACAGAAACGGTCGGAACAAATACTACTACCGGTACTGCTACTCTTAGTAGAGCTACTGCTACTATTGCTATATCCATTACTGCTGCATTACTTATACTACTGACTATTGGAATTTTGCTAACTTGCTTTTTCATACAACGAAGTCGTCAAAAACGGCTCAAACCAAATGAAGACACAGTGTCTACATCGATCTCTTTGAAGTCAGTGCAAGATACGGAAGAGACgcataataataaaattccAATGGTGCCAGAGCAACGATTACACATTCAATGCGTTATTG GGCAGGGTCATTTTGCGAAAATTTTTAAAGCAATAGAAGTTGATGATACGAACGGATTGAGCCAATCGACGTATGCAGTCAAGTATCTGTTAG AGGATGATAAAACGAAACGTCTGGAAAGGGAAGCCATTATCCTATTCCATTTGGGACGTCACGATAATATAGTATCATTTTTGGGAATGACAACTACGACCAATG ATCAAGTTGGCCTCATATTCGAGTTCGCGCCTTTGGGAAATTTAAAATTGCATCTCAAACGTTACGAAGCCGGAGAAATCTCAAGCGGACTTATGATTGACTTTGCCCGGCAGATTGCAACGGGAATGAAATACGCAGCAAGCCAAAAT TGcgttcatcgcgatttggccGTCAGAAACGTCCTAGTCTTTGAAAACGATCGTCTGAAAATAGCTGACTTTGGCCGCGCCATGATGACTGATCATCAACTG GAACAAATTCCAGTCAAGTGGACTGCACCGGAAGCACTATGCGCGCCTTTATACAGTGAACTCAGTGACGT CTGGTCTTTCGGAATTGTCTGCTGGGAAATTGCTACTCTAG GGGGGACCCCATACCCTGGAGTTCCTATAGAGCGACTCGGTCGCCTACTTTTGAACGCCAGAACTAATTACCGGATGTCTCGACCGAAGAACTGCCCCGAATTATT GAACGATCTTATGAAGCGCTGCTGGGAATTCGAGCCGTCGAACCGACCGACGTTTGCCGCGATTCTGAAAACGATTGAAGATAGCGTCGAAACAACCGATTAtacgtcttcttcactcGTTCAGTAG